From the Aminobacter aminovorans genome, one window contains:
- a CDS encoding ABC transporter substrate-binding protein, translating to MKLTRREFAVGMTTAIASMTLPRLAAAQSPLVVPTYGGLWAKFWEEKLLPGLTTATGIQPQLDVGLGKDFVAKIRAGGGRSPYSIFMGNENIAAVLRAEGFFEPFDLAKVPNAAKAFPQFVNKDAKGIRAIVSPIGLAYRTDMVKTAPTSWHDLWDNPEFKGKTGLYQIGNTGAVLFLRLVAELFGSGPDDFDTAFTKIKELLPFTQASWSGEVATALIRGDAIIAPVDWTEIMTLQDKGAPVAIVAPKEGVLAFEQSFNLVATGAEKDAAHAYLNYILDAKVQQDMAKAFYTSPSNSESSIDDTMKARTPIVGPRMAEIKSYDWDSYVDKAADIADRWNREMA from the coding sequence ATGAAGCTGACCAGGCGTGAATTCGCCGTCGGTATGACGACGGCTATTGCCTCGATGACCCTGCCGCGGCTTGCCGCAGCGCAATCGCCACTGGTCGTTCCGACCTATGGCGGGCTATGGGCCAAGTTCTGGGAAGAGAAGCTCTTGCCCGGCCTCACGACCGCTACTGGCATCCAGCCGCAACTCGACGTCGGGCTCGGCAAGGATTTCGTCGCCAAGATCCGCGCCGGTGGCGGCCGTTCGCCCTACAGCATCTTCATGGGCAACGAAAACATCGCCGCCGTACTGCGTGCCGAGGGTTTCTTCGAGCCCTTCGACCTCGCCAAGGTGCCGAACGCGGCGAAGGCCTTCCCGCAGTTCGTCAACAAGGACGCCAAGGGCATCCGCGCCATCGTCTCGCCGATCGGGCTTGCCTATCGCACCGACATGGTGAAGACAGCCCCCACCTCCTGGCACGACCTCTGGGATAACCCCGAATTCAAAGGCAAGACCGGGCTCTATCAGATCGGCAACACCGGTGCGGTCCTGTTCCTGCGACTGGTCGCCGAGTTGTTCGGCAGCGGGCCGGACGATTTCGACACCGCATTCACCAAGATCAAGGAACTGCTGCCCTTCACACAGGCGTCATGGAGCGGCGAGGTTGCAACCGCCTTGATCCGCGGCGACGCCATCATCGCGCCGGTCGACTGGACCGAGATCATGACGCTGCAGGACAAGGGTGCGCCGGTTGCCATCGTCGCCCCCAAGGAAGGCGTTCTTGCCTTCGAGCAGTCGTTCAACCTGGTCGCGACGGGGGCAGAGAAGGACGCAGCTCACGCCTACCTGAACTATATCCTCGACGCCAAGGTTCAGCAGGACATGGCCAAGGCCTTCTACACCTCGCCGAGCAACAGCGAGTCGTCAATCGACGACACGATGAAGGCACGCACCCCGATCGTCGGCCCGCGCATGGCCGAGATCAAGAGCTATGACTGGGACAGCTACGTCGATAAGGCGGCCGATATTGCCGACCGCTGGAACCGGGAGATGGCGTAA